DNA sequence from the Streptomyces sp. NBC_01497 genome:
CCAGTTGACCGTGGCTGACCGCTCGATCTGGCACGGATCTGGCACGCCGACACCTGCCTTGTAAGCCTGGCGTGGACCGCAAGACCGGTCGGGACTGATCCGCATGTATACGAGGGCACCCAGGCCGCCTGGCACACCTCTGCCGCCACGTAACCCACTCGACCGCGGCTGACCGCTCGATCTGGCACGCTTGCCCCTCATTACCCGCCGCCTGGCTCACTGCCCCGCAAGTTACCCCAAACAGCTACCAACTTGGATTGCTCTCCTGCACTATGAGTGTCAGGTCATCGGCTGCCGCCCCCACCAGTCAGCCTGCTGCTGCGCCTAGCAGATGATCCGCGTCGGATCGCGCACCACTCAGCAAAGCTAGAAAACCGAACGACAGGGGGCACAGTGCCGCTCATATTTCATTTCCTCAACGTCGGGCACGGCGACTGCACTTTCATTGAATTTCCGAGCGGGCGTCTGATGATGGTCGACATCAACAACAGCAAGTCTCTGCCAGAAGACGACCTCGAAGCGCTAGCAGAGAACAAGGGGATCTCGCAGTACGCATTCAAGCACATGGCGACCCAAGATTCTCGATCATGGGAACAGTATTATGAGTCTCTACTGGTCGACCCATACGAATACTATTCAGCAAATTTTCCTGGCCAATCCGTATTTCGATATATTCAGACGCATCCAGACATGGATCACATGAGCGGCCTTCATAGATTCTTCTGGCAAGAGCGCGTCGAGCTTCAAAATTTTTGGGACACCGCACACAAGAAAGAGCTCGAAGAGGATAGCTTCGCGAAGAGCAGGTTCGCTTACGTGGACTGGGCCGTCTACAACTGCCTGCGCCTGGGATTTGGGCCAGAAGACGCAAATGGCCAGTCGAGTAGTCACAAAGTAATCAAGCCAGAGAGGGGGGATACGGCCTCGTTCTGGAAGGAGGATGGCATACAGGTACTTTCTCCAACAGCAGAGCTTGTATCTGCATGCAATGAGACGGAGGACTATAACGATTGCTCCTACGTAGTCAAGATCAGCCACGCGGGTCGCCACGTCATCCTTCCCGGGGATGCGGAAAAGGCATCCTGGAACTCGATTCTTTCCCACTACCCCAAGGAAGACTTGCAGTGCGACATCCTTAAGGCATCTCACCACGGGAGGATGAGTGGATATCACGAAGAAGCTGTCGAAGCCATGGGGCCGGACACTGTCATCTGTTCCGTTGGCAAGAAGCCATCGACGGACGCATCAAGCGAGTACGCAAGGGTCGCCAATCGTGTACTTTCAACGCGCTATAACGGTTCCATGAAAGTCAAGATTTGGGATGATGGAGACATTTGGATCTACAATCATTCCGGCGATCGCATCGCTACGATCGAATCGTGAGGCCTCTGTTTCGTGACCGGATCTAACCTCAGCAACATATTCGACGGATACACTCGCCGGGCGCGCCTTGCACCAGCCTTTATCGCTACCCTGCCAGTGTCATTGACTTGCATTGCTGTGATTCCGAATTTTGCTAACTGGCATAAGTTGTGGCTTTTGGTGCTCGCAACCGGGGCGATCGGACTAATCGACCAGATCGTCAGGGAACGGGGTCGCAAAATACAGTCAACACTGTGGGAGTCCTGGGGCGGCCCTCCTGCAACGCAGGCATTGCGTCATAGGGACTCCACGAATTCCAAACTTCTTGCACGCAGGCATCAACAAATAGCATTGCTGTTGGGCGAAGAAATGCCGTCCCGGAGACAAGAAGTCAGAAGTCCCAGCAAGGCTGATCAGGCATACGAAATGGCCGTGCGGTACTTGATCTCGCGAACGAGGGACACCGCAACCTTTCGTCTGATCTTCCTTGAGAATTGCCAATATGGATTCAGGCGCAACATGCTCGGCATGCGTACAGTGGGCCTGTCCATATCTGTTTCTGCCTGTATTGCAACCCTAGGATTCGCTATCGGGTCCTTTTATGGGCTACCTATTTGGCGGGTAGGTTTCTCCCTGGTCGCCGCGGCCAGCCTAATACTGACACTGATCTGGTGGCGGGTTGTCAACCCAGATTGGGTCCGATCCGCAGCCCGCGACTACGCAGAACGACTACTCGATAGCCTCGACGTCCTTCTCCCTATCGAGACTCAGCAAGCGCAGGCTGGAGACTCACAGACTTAGTGGCCAGTAAACGGTGCCGTTCCATGCTGCCGATTATCTGTGCTCGGGTTCTATCGAATGGTCGGCGGAGTTGAAGTTCGTGCCATCTTTCCGCATCAGCTGTCGCCCGAGAAGAGCTTGGTCCAACACGGCAGTGGACGGCACCGAAGGCCCAGAGCGAATGCACGAAACCAGGAGGTCTCGCAACAGATGCCAGGAGGCTTTCAGCGTTTCCGCGAGTTTCGCATCTTCCATTTTCGCCCCATGGACAGCCTTTGAGCGGAGCCCATAGAGACGTTTGAATCTCGCCTGAGTTTCAATCCTTTTTTCGATTTCGTCTTCGATCAGGATTGCCGCATACATGGACAGCCGGAAGCTGAGTTCATTGTGCACATCGAACAGTGACTCAATGCCAGACCAAATACGCGCTACCGCAGTTCGCGAATCCTTTAGGAATGGAGCGTCTGCTGCCGCGTCGTAAGCCAGTCTATAGCTCGGCTGCTCGTACAAATCAAAATCCCTGGCGAGTCGCTCAGAAACCCAGTCCAGATCAGATTTCGTGATCACCTCCGCCGCTCCCCATAGCGGCATTCTGGCATCTTCGAGCGGCTGCATAAAGACGTCACCCGAGTGTGCCGCTAGTTGACCCCATGGCGTATCTGAGAAAGAAACAGCGTTGATCAGACAGCCAGACTTCAGTCGAAGAAGGGAAATCACACGGTATGCCAAGTTGAGCGCACTCTGAGGGGTGTCCGCGATGCTCTTGGCAATGTATAACTCATGCCTAATTGTGCGAGATAAGTGATCCAGCTGGGTGAAGGTGCGTCGACAATGTGGTGTGAGCGCACGCGCCAGGGAGCCTATATCAGGGATGTTGGTAACTGGGGTGATGCTAAATAGCGGCTTCCCATCCAAAGGGAATGAGGATATAGACTCCTCTGCGTTTTCATCCGCTAGAGTGCAGCCCGAAATTCCAATGAAGTATCCCTGCCGAAGATTCTGTTCCAGCTGCCTCTTAGCCTCGTCCTCGATCACCTGCAAGTGTGCTACTTGCTTCCGAAGGCGGCCAGCGGCCTCACGCAGTTCGTCGGATGGGTGCGGCGGTGTCCAAAGCTCGCTGTTGTCGCTCAAGTCCCCCCTTGGCCATGTTCCTGAACAAAAGGTACCGTGCGCGGCGTGGCCACATTCGTCAGCCGACCGCCCATCCCGGCTCCCATCCCGTCCGCCTTCGACCCACACACCGTGGAGCGGGCGTGGTTCAGGGCGTCAAGGTGGAGCGCGCCACTGTACGAACGACCTTGACGCCCTGGGCCGCGACTGCTCGGCTCTGCCTGGGTCGAAGGTGGTCGGGATGGGAGTCCACAACGCTCACCACGAACCGGCCGGCACTCGCGAACGGTGCCCCGCCCATCCCGGAGTCTGAGCGCCCCCGCCGGAGGCATCGTCTTGAAGCCGCGGGCTTGGTTCTCGTCTCATGCCCTCCGGGCCTATCCAGTCGTGGGCGCGCGTCGGCGGCGGCAGCGCCGAGCGGGCCGAAGGCAGGAGCGCGGGCGCCGCCAGAGCCGGGAAGCGCGCCCGGCGGAGCGGAGCGCAGCCGGGTGCCTTGATGAAGTAGAGAAACCTGTAACAGCTCCCAAATCCAGGCTCAACGCTCAGCCAGCAGGCAAGGCACCCTGGTCATCGTGGGGTCACACGTAGGTCGCAACCACCGGCCGCGCGTGGCGTCGGCTTTGGGCGCGGCCGTCAGCCGGTACGACGGCCGGTCGTAGGCGTGGGTGTACGTCCGCGTCCGGCCTCGTTGCTGTCAAGCATGGACGCCAAGTGGTCCCACGCACACGGCTTGGGAGGGATGGACACCGATGGCAGATCCTGGGCGGCATACTGCAACTGCCGCGCGATAAGTTTTTCAAGTGGGCAGAAAACCGCAGCGCAGAGGCAGCTTTCTATGACATGCTCATCCGTTCGCCTGACGGCGGGCTCTGCTTCTGCTTCACAGACTGTTTCTGCGCCGAGAGGTCTTTTATGTCCGTTGCACACGCCCCCTTGCATCATGCCGCCGCCAGCCTTGTCGCCGCAGTACTGGAGGTGCTGGCTGGGACCGGAGAAGAGCCACACTTTGTAATTCAGCGGGACTTTCGCTCCTGGAAGCGGTCGCAACAAGAGGTCTTTCTAAGTAACGAGCATGAACTGTGGCAGCAGCCCGTCGAGTTCGCTTCCAGTGACTGGTGGTGTAACTTCCCGGAGTATCAGGCCCTTCGCATGGTTATTCAGGACCACGAAGCGCTCCGCACTCGCCTGGATACTTTGGTCGGATACCCCTCCAGCCTCGTCCGCCGCCAACTCGACACCGTCCTCGTTCAGTATCTGCTCACTCCCATGGTGATAGCGACCCGAGCTTACCGTTTTGACCTCGATGCCTTCGAAGCTGCTTATGCTGTCGTGGAGGATGGGCTGCTTATCGAGACGGTGCGCCTAGTCGAGTACGTTCCTTTGCTCGGGTTCGAAATATCCTCGTCTCTAGCGGGCACGCCCCTTCCAGACGGGTTGACCATAAGACCGATGAGCGATGCGGAATTGTCCGAGGCCGTGCGGGTAATGGGTATCCCCATCAGCCAGTTCACGAGCACTAACTCCTTCACGCTTTCGCGATTCCATCAAAACGCTCTGGTCCTCGAACGTCTCCTTCCCGTGCACAGCGGTAATGATCAGCACCCAGACGCCGCAGTGCCCTCACCGTTCACCAACGCCTCTCGGCACATGCTTACCGCCCTGCGTCTTGTGTGTGGCGGTTCGGTCGCATACGGCCGCCCGATGCACTTACAGAACCAGGACGACTTCGACGCACAGCTGTATGCCTCTGCAGTCCTCACTGAGGTCCAGCACCCTGCAGAGGATCGTCCTACCCTTCTCGTTGACCCCGCCAAGGTAAATGACCTTCACGAGGTGTACGCGCTTCTGAGTGACCCGCGTATTCTGGACATGCGATTCCTTCAAAACGCCCTGCGGCGCCTAGTCATGGCTGGGAGTCGAGTATTGTCCGAGGATCGTCTAATCGATTTGTGCATCACCGCCGAGTCCCTGTTCATTCACCACTCCGGGCTCCCCAACACAAAGAACAAGCAGGATCGCCTCGTTGCCGGAGCGAAGGCGCTTCTGAGTTGCGACACCGAACTGCATGCCGCGGACCTCCACATCGAGCGACTGATCCGGGATGCATACCGGTCTCGCAATACCGAGATGCACGGCGATGTAGTAGGCACCAGAAGCTTTCACCTCCTCGACGGCTCCACGACCCACGATCTACGCGATCTGGTCGGAGACTTCGAGCGCCTGCTGCGCCGCACCGCTCACCTCTTCCTGATCCGGGCTACCGCTCCCGGACATGGACTGAGCGCACCGTTAGGTGTAGGTGCGTGACCACGCCTTGATGAGGATCCGGAGGAAACGCATCTACCGACGCCCGGTCGTGTGAGCACCGCTTTAGGAGCGAGCTTGGGTGCGACACTGCCTGACTTTCGAATCATGGACTTGGGCGTCCGCTGGCTGTGGGCGCCGCTCTTGGCCGCAGTTTCCCGTGGACCCCCGACAGATCTGGCGCGATTGTGACACGACCACATAGCTGCGTGCTGCCCCGTTGTCAGCGACGGCCGTTAACGTGGTCACGTAACTACTATGTGGGGAGGCTGCGTTGGCGAAGGACTTCACGAAACCGTCGACTGCGATCGGTAGGGCACTCAGCTACGAGGAGAGGCTGGCTGACCTGACCCCCGGCGACGAGAGGGACGCGCTTGTCGCTGAGACGTTGATGGCGTAGATGTCTAACCTTCTCGTCCGGCGCGGGGACGTCGCCACAGCGCAGCTTCTTCTGCAGGTTGACCGCTGGCAGCTGGACTGGGATGAGCGAGGCGACGAGAAGGACCTGGTGATCGAAGTCGACCCGGCCAACATGTCGCACTTCACCGATGACCTGCTGCAGAAGCTTCGGCAACTTTGCCAGGAGATTTCCGGTCGTCTCCGTCTTGGAGTGAGCTGGGTCGAGGCGCGGGAGACACTGCCGGTCGTAGGGCCCGGATGGCGCGACATGATCCATCGTGAGATTTCCGGGGAACGTCCTTCGAATCAGGCTCGACGGTTGCAGCCCTCGCCGCGACGTTGGCTGGAGGACAATCTTGCCTTCACTAACGAAGGTGAGCAGCGCGTCTACAGGCTCTTGAAGCATCGCCAGGAGATGGTGCTGCCGCCCGAGGAGACTATCGCAATATTCCCTCTCCCCAACGGCAGGATCGCGGGGCGGACCTGGGAGCCGGACTTCCTCGTCACTTACAAAGGACGGGCTGGAGTGCTGGAGATCGACGGGCCTCATCACAACGCGCGCCGAGCTCTCGACGTGACGAGAGAGCACTTGATGCATGATTCAGGCGTCGCCTACGTCGATCGTGTGCCTGTCGAAGCGTTGGAGATTCGCGAAGAGATGGAACGCGTGATCGATCGTTTCCTTCGCAGGTTGGCGGAGCCGCGATAGAGGCGTGCTTGCCGATCACATCAACCCACCACTTTTCCGAGCTTCTATCCCGTCTGCCTTGGGCCCACACACCGTGGAGCTGGCATGGTTCAGGACGCCCAGAGGGAGCGCCACTGTACGAACGGCCTGGACGCCCTGAACCGCGTCTACTCGGCTCCGCCTGGGTCGAAGGTGGTCGGGACGGGCCCGCACGCCCGCCCTTACGGTGCCGGCACCCGCAGGACGGGCCATCCCGCCCAGGACGCGTGCTTGCCCCCGACGGACGCAGTCCTTGACCGTGAGCTGCCGTCGCACCTTCGGGTGGCGACTCGTGACCTCGTCCCCATCCCCTGTGGGTGCGCGTCGGCGGACGGCGCGCGGCGCGGGCCGAAGACAGGAGCGAAGCGCGACCGGGAGCTGGGAGCGCGCCCGGCGAAGCGGAGCGCAGCCAGGTGCCTTCATGAGGTGGGGGAAGTTGCACCGTGGCGCGCGGCTTTTGGGGGACGCCTGGGGGACAGTGGCTGATCCACACCCGTCCACGGGCGAGAAGTAGTGAGACAACGTGAACGCCCGAGGGGTGCTCCCAAGCTGGGAGCACCCCTCGTGACCTGCTGCTTCGTTGACCTGCTGCGGTGGGTGTGGGATTTGAACCCACGGTGACATTGCTGCCACGACGGTTTTCAAGACCGTTCCCTTAGGCCGCTCGGGCAACCCACCTCGCCCCGTCCACCAGGGAGGGAGCAGGTACAGCGTACCGGCCTCCGGGCTCGCGCAGAGGCCGTGGGCCACGTGGGGTCCGCGGCCCCGTTCTCCGCTCGCGGCCCTGCGATACCTTCCGATCCGTCTGGTCGGGCACCGCCCTGCGAAAGGGCCGGGCCGCCTCTCGTATCGCTCGAAGTCGCGATCGTGGGCCCACATGCCGTCGTTGCGGAGTGCTCCGCGCGAGCTCTGCCTCAGCGGTGGCAGAAGGTCTGCAGAACACCAGGTTTTTCCCCCCGCATGCCCCTCGTCCAAGAGGTGTCGGGCCAGTTGGCACCAAGCCGGTTGTCGACATCACTGGCTCCACGGGAACCTTCGGGCGGGTGCCGGACACGTATAGGGCATGGAACTGAACGATGCCGGCCCCGCCATGCCGGTCGGGGGGATATCCGACCGAGAGCTGTGGGCGAGGGCCGTCGACGGCGACCGGGAGGCGTTCGGTCGGATCTTCGACCGTCATGGGAAGACCGTCTACAACTACCTGTTCCGGCGCACCGCCGACTGGTCCGAGGCCGAAGACCTCACGTCGACCGTGTTCTTGCACGCCTGGCGTCGGCGATCGGAGACGGTGCTGGACCGCGACTCGGCCTTGCCGTGGCTGCTGGGTATCGCCGACCACCTGCTGTCGAACACCAGGCGGCGGCTGAGGCGGGCCGAGGCGTTGCTGCGCCGGCTTGTCTCGCATGACGAGCCGGTGGGCGACCACGCGGACCGCATCGCCGGCCGGGTCGACGACGAGCGTCACATGTCGGAAATCCACCGGGCCTTGGATCGGCTACCGCGCCACGAACGCGACGTCGTCGAGCTCTGCCTGTGGTCGGGCCTGGATCATCAAGCGGCTGCGGCAACGCTGGGGGTGGCGGTCGGAACCGTGAAGTCCCGCCTGCACCGGGCGCGGCGAAGGCTGGGAGACGACCTCGTTGGCGGAGCCGCGGTTCCAGCGTCATTCAGTTCGAAGAGTCCCGTCAACGCGGAAGAGGTCGCGCGATGAACCACAGGCAGGGCGTTCCTGCGGCTCCTTCCGACCGTGATCTGCCGGACCACCGGCGGACCCGAGAGGAGCTTCTGATGAAGATCGGCCCGGAGAACAACCGTGCTTCGCTGCGACGCCGGTGGGGGGTGCCGCTGGGCGTCGCCACCGGCGTCGTGGCGATGAGCGTCGCGGCCGTGGAGGTCCTCGGTGGGATAGGGGATGCCAAGCCGCTCCTCGCCGACCCCGCCGGAGACCCGACGAGCGCCGTCGCGTCGCCGAGTCCGAGCGCAACGCACGGCTCCGCGTCGGCCGGAACCGGCTCGGCGGCGTCCTCGGCTCAGGCGAGTTCCACCCCGGGCGCGTTCTCCCTCACCAGCGCGACGTCGACCCCGATCGGCGCCGGGGCCGTCGCCAAGATCCTGGCCTCCTGCCTGGGCTCGGATGCCTCGCGATTCCACGCAGTGGCCGCGGTCCGCGCACCCATCGCCACGCAGGACTGGGACGGCGTGGTCGTCGCCGCCGACTCAGCCGGTCAGTATGTGCAATGCGAGTCGCAGGGCGACAAGGGCAGCAGCCAGGACTTCCCGCCCACGTTCATCAACAACCGCCTGTGGGGCACCGGTCACATGATCGAGTACTTCGACTCCATCGGCGCGTTTGCCGACAAGGGGCACTACCTCGTGCTGGGCGCCGGACACTGCACATCCGGCATTGCCAAGATCACCATCAGCTACGGCGACGACCCGAAGCAGTACCCGGCGGTCATGGCAGGCGGCGCGTTCGTCTACGCGGCGGCCGGCTCCGTCACAGCCCCTGGCACGCACTATGCGGGCCCCGCAACCTACGTCCACGCCTACAACGCGTCCGGCGCGGAGGTTTACAGCCAGAAGAAGGACCCGCAGTTCACCGACCAGCAGTAAGTGGGCCTTTCGACCGACCTCGGTGCTGCCCCGGCGACGTTCCGGAGCAGCACTGTGCGCCGTCGGTTCGAACCTCGAAGGAGGTGTTCGAGATGAAGTCCTCTGGTGGGGCGAAGCGGGACAGGGTCAGCCGGAAAAGGACTACGCCGGCGAGTCCGGCAGGACAGGCCGCGGGTGGCCGGGCTGCCCTGCGCAAGCGCAGGAAGAAGCAGGGCGGCAAGCGTGCCCTGAAGGTCGCGGGGCTGTTGATGGGCTTCGTCCTGTTGCTCGGCGCCGGGTCGGCGGCGTTTGCGTACTGGAAGCTGAACAGCAACATCACCTCCGACGCCCTGTCTGCCAACGGCAAGGACGGCGCGGGGCACGAACGTGTGGACGCGTTCGGACGCAGCCCGATCAACATCCTGGTGATCGGTTCGGACGGGAGAACTGACGCGTCCGACTGCAAGCTCGGTGGTGCCTGCAAGACGGCAACCGGCGCCCGCGCCGACGTGGAGATGGTCGTGCACATATCCGCCGACCGGTCCAACGCCATGGTGATGAGCATCCCCCGCGACCTGCGGAGCGATTGGAGTGGCTGCCACGACAAGAATCACCTCGGCATGGGCCCTCAGAAGAACCAGATGATCAACTCGGCGCTGAGCGGCGGTCCTGGTTGCAGCGTCGTGGCCGTCCACGAACTCACCGGGATACCGATCGATCACTTCGCGATGATCGACTTCTCGGGGGTGGTCGACATATCCGAGGCAGTGGGCGGGGTGTCCGCGTGCGTCGACAAGAATGTCTATGACCCCTACAGCCACCTGAAACTGAAGGCGGGCACGCACATCCTGAAGGGTCAGGCGGCGCTCGAATTCCTGCGTACGCGTCACGGCTTCGGTGACGCCAGCGACAGCCGCGGCCGGACGGTCGCTCAGCATCAGTTCCTCAACTCCTTGCTCGGACAGTTGAAGAACAAGGGAACGCTGGGCAGCCC
Encoded proteins:
- a CDS encoding ComEC/Rec2 family competence protein, producing the protein MPLIFHFLNVGHGDCTFIEFPSGRLMMVDINNSKSLPEDDLEALAENKGISQYAFKHMATQDSRSWEQYYESLLVDPYEYYSANFPGQSVFRYIQTHPDMDHMSGLHRFFWQERVELQNFWDTAHKKELEEDSFAKSRFAYVDWAVYNCLRLGFGPEDANGQSSSHKVIKPERGDTASFWKEDGIQVLSPTAELVSACNETEDYNDCSYVVKISHAGRHVILPGDAEKASWNSILSHYPKEDLQCDILKASHHGRMSGYHEEAVEAMGPDTVICSVGKKPSTDASSEYARVANRVLSTRYNGSMKVKIWDDGDIWIYNHSGDRIATIES
- a CDS encoding RNA polymerase sigma factor, which encodes MELNDAGPAMPVGGISDRELWARAVDGDREAFGRIFDRHGKTVYNYLFRRTADWSEAEDLTSTVFLHAWRRRSETVLDRDSALPWLLGIADHLLSNTRRRLRRAEALLRRLVSHDEPVGDHADRIAGRVDDERHMSEIHRALDRLPRHERDVVELCLWSGLDHQAAAATLGVAVGTVKSRLHRARRRLGDDLVGGAAVPASFSSKSPVNAEEVAR
- a CDS encoding LCP family protein: MKSSGGAKRDRVSRKRTTPASPAGQAAGGRAALRKRRKKQGGKRALKVAGLLMGFVLLLGAGSAAFAYWKLNSNITSDALSANGKDGAGHERVDAFGRSPINILVIGSDGRTDASDCKLGGACKTATGARADVEMVVHISADRSNAMVMSIPRDLRSDWSGCHDKNHLGMGPQKNQMINSALSGGPGCSVVAVHELTGIPIDHFAMIDFSGVVDISEAVGGVSACVDKNVYDPYSHLKLKAGTHILKGQAALEFLRTRHGFGDASDSRGRTVAQHQFLNSLLGQLKNKGTLGSPTKMWGIANAATNALTVDNGPAGLDSAPKLIDLAGDLDKVPTSHIRWATMQTQDVTVQGVSQTRIGAGAKAMFQSIANDQSLTEGTSKAGPAMPSLGSSPLSIAAIAVDVENGTTVEHRASAIAQELIGEGFSTRTRSGNGSPATTTSLTYPADQKAQAQSVAKALGLPARTLKQGTGAGISLLIGADWSTGTSYPGGKAALAPVDTRAALSGTNSQLGTDKECTKVSTFNDVIGLDANGRPTTSDHPVSSTSPSRAYALSPDVKDSAP